In the Pleuronectes platessa chromosome 23, fPlePla1.1, whole genome shotgun sequence genome, atgctgtgtCTAGACCCACAttacataaacacattttgtcctgtatttaaGAGGTGGCAGAGAGCTGTAACAAAGAGAGAACTGTCCTACATGGAGAACGTTCggaaaatctaaataaactaATTTCTCAACCACTGCTGCTTGACCCTGATGGGAAACGCCACAAGGTCAAGGAAAGCATTGAGGGAGAAGCCATGAGGAGTTAGGAAAcgagttaggaaaggagaaccaTGGTTCAGAGAAAATCTAACTCCACTCACACTCAGTGTTTAATTTCAACCAACTTTATTTTTAGTAGAAGATACACAGACTGTACGGTACTCTGTGCGCCTAGTTCAGATTCCTGTCTGAAACAGAATGACACTCTGAGAAAAGAGGTTTTCACTTCAAGCAGAGCGAACATTTCACCATCAGTTACTCACAGGAATATTATAAAGAGGACTTTATGTTATGATGTATTCTCTTTGTATGTTTGCGGTCAGGCCTCCTGATACACTCCAGGTATGAGAGCTCTGTTCTTCTCCAGCTGGGAAAGATTTTCTCTGCAactctttttctttaattaaacagtcttttgttttgcttcttttaTTAAGTTACTTTCATTGGTTTTCGCTTCATACAAAAAACGATTGTCTGCTCTTGGCTGTTCTCATGACTTCCTCTCAACCATCAAGCAATTCATCTGGCTTTCTGTAGCCAAACAGCTTAAAGTCAGTTTCATAGAGCTTGTACAGCTTCATCCTTTCCACTAGAGGCACTTTTCTGAACCAGCCTGACAAATACTCAGGAGTTGTAATGTTGACATAGGAAGGAGGGAACTTAATGTCGTTCTGCAGCTTTAAGGTGTTCAGTAGCTGTTCAGCATCCTCCTGTAGAGTCTCCTGATGGCCAATGAAATCATACCTGAGAAATAAAACCAACCAGTATCAACCTTTAAGTAAATTTACATCAACAACGCAGAGGACAGGATCTTTGTAGCATTCAAAATGTCCTTACTGTATGAGGCAGGGGTGGCAAAGACGGTGCATCTGCCTCCAGTGAGGATCAAAGGGCAGATTCTGCTCAGTCTGTGGGTCCAGAAGATattgaataaagttgtaaaatgTAATGCGTGGTGGATAAGGCGTGTGGTCGTAGAGACGCTGGATGTGTTGGCTGAGGGGTTTATAGTAGTAGTCGTTCTTCGAGTCTTCGAATTTGTCTCGGAAGGCGGAGATGAGACGGACGAACGGGTCCC is a window encoding:
- the LOC128430538 gene encoding carbohydrate sulfotransferase 12-like; the protein is MALCRGMLWTLIFLGSIFLIMSVYGWDRFHRKRAERIHNLQEGRKQQLKEICENDKEAISKGKRSLEDLSDSELENLVVDDKHGIIYCYIPKVACTNWKRVMYVLKHGEPYQDPSSIYDQYVHGLGNLRLLSNHTRIERKAKLKHYTKFLFVRDPFVRLISAFRDKFEDSKNDYYYKPLSQHIQRLYDHTPYPPRITFYNFIQYLLDPQTEQNLPFDPHWRQMHRLCHPCLIQYDFIGHQETLQEDAEQLLNTLKLQNDIKFPPSYVNITTPEYLSGWFRKVPLVERMKLYKLYETDFKLFGYRKPDELLDG